TCCGCGAACTCGCCCGGCACGGTGTTTCGCGGGCTGCCGCCCTCCATCGCCGCGTAGGTCATCGTGAGGTAGCGCACCGCGTCGTCGATGAGATCGTTGCGGGCGAGCGCGACGGCGTACCACAGCGTCAGGTCGGGCCAGATCCCGCCAAGCAGCCCGAATCCGTACGACGGAAAGTACCAAGCGTCGGCGGTGGAGATCGTGCGCAGCCCGACCGGAGTCACGAAATCGGCCTCCTGCAGCCGCTTAAGAATCACACGGCGCTGCTCCCGGTCGGCGATCCCGAAGAGCACCGGGAAGACTTCGTCGGCGGTAAAGTTATCTTGATAGTTGCCGTCTTGATCGTAGTTGAGCACGAAAGCGCCGGTATCGTCGTTGAACAGATAGTCCATCATCGCCGCGCGCATGTGCTGCGCTTCGCTGCTGTATTTCTCCCAGTGGTCGTGATCGCCGACGACCGCGCAGAGCATCGCCGCCGCCTCGAGCGCGTAAACGCACTCGGCATTGATCTCGGTGACCGCCCCGTCGAGCGTGTAGTAGGGGATGATGTTGCGCCACGAGGAGATCCCGTGCAGGTCGACGCCCTTCGCGCGGCAGACGACCAGGCCGTGGTCGTCGCGCTGCGAGAGCATATAGTCGGTGAGCCGCACGACCAGCGCCACGTGTTTGCGAACCCACTCGTCGTCGAGCGTCGCGTTGTAGTGGTGCAGCATCGCGATTAGATGCAGCGGCGTATCGTCGTTGACGTTGAGATCGTAGTCGGTCTTGTAGCCGCTGACACCGCGCACGTACTCGATCATCAATCCCGAGTCTTCGGCCGCCTCGTTGAAGACCTCGAGTGCGTTGCGGCTGAAATCCGGCCAAAAGTAGTCGAAGCCGTGGACGAACCACGACGTGTCGCGCGAGACGAGGATATCCGACGGCGGCGAGTTCGTCGAGCCCCATCCGTGCGGATACTCCTTGACGACGCGCAGCATATTCGCCTTCGCCCAGACGACGCCGCGGCTGATCTCCGGCGAGGGCGTAAGGAAACGAGCGTCATCGAGACGCTCGCCGAAATAGCCCTGCGTGTCGTGCAGCGCCTTCGGATCGGCGAGCAGCGCTTCGAGCACGGGACGGCTCTTCTCGGTTCCGGCCTTGTGGTAAACGACCGCCAACCGCAGCGACTCGCGCGCCCCGGCCGCCACCGTGACGCGATACTCGAAAGCGCCGAAGATCCGCCGGCTCACGAGCTCTGCCTCCGCCGGCGTCACGTCGTCGACGGTGGCCCCCGAACTGCCCTTGACGAGCGTCGCTCGGCGCATCGACTCCAGGAGCACCTGTTCGCGCAGCGAGAGCTGGACGGCGACCGGGGGACGCGAGCCGCCCCACCAGCGCTCGCCCCCGGTTTCGAGATTGCGCGAGCAGATCAAGCGCCCGTCGTTCCAGGCGCGTACCTCGTGTTCGGGCTCGCCGTAGAAGCGCTGGCCGACGAGCATCGCCCAGGGAAAGATCGCGACGTCCATCTCCGCGGCGCCCGGATTGTAAAGCGTAACGTCGACCACGAAGGAGACGGCTCGTTCGAACGCCGGGCCGTGCGGAACGTAGAAGGCTTCGGTAACGTGCAGGCGGTGGTCGAGCGTGAACTCGGAGATCTGCGCGTACGGGAGAAAGGTGAGCTCGCGCTCGATCTGGTGCGGAAAGAACGTCCGGTCGGAGATGCGATAGGCGATGTGATGGGTGCCGAAGATGATCTGATCGGTATCGGCGTCCCAGAGCCCGCGTACGCCGCCCTTGGCAGTCGATTGCGCGTACGTCTTATAGTTTCCGAGCAGCAGCCCGTACGGGGTCTCGGATTCATTGAGGACGTAGGCGCAAAACTCGTTGCGTTGCGCGTCGTAACTCGAGCCCATCTCCTTCTTCCTACTGCGGCACCCGTCGCAAAGGCGCCTCCTCGCGCGACGGCCAACGACAACGCGGATTGAAAGCGCCCGCGAAAATCAACCTGACGCTCGAAGTGCTCGCCCGGCGCAGCGACGGGTACCACGGCGTTCGCAGTGTGATGGTGCCGCTCGACTTGGCCGACGAGCTGGCCTTTGAGCCGGCTTCGGCCTTCAGCTTCGATTGCGACCGCCGCGAGCTCGCCGACGAGCGCAATCTCGCCGTGAGGGCGCTTGAGAGCGCGTGCGGCTCGCTGCCGCCGGTGCGCATGCTTTTGTCGAAGCGGATTCCGGTGGAGGCCGGCCTCGGCGGCGGCTCGAGCGACGCGGCCGCCGTGCTGCGTGCGGCGATGAGCGGTGCCTTCGGCCCAGCGCCGCCGCACGATTGGCTGAGGCTCGCGCGCGGGCTCGGCTCCGATGTTCCCTTCTTTCTCGCGGGAACGGCCGCGCTGGTCGAAGGCACGGGCGAGCGCGTCACGCCGGCCGGAGCCATTGCGCGGTGGCATGTCCTGATCGTCAAGCCTCCGGTCGCCGTATCGACGGCGCAGGCGTATCGCGAGCTCGACGCGCACGAGCGGCCGCAGCGCCCGCGCCGCGGCAGCGTCTCGATCGCGATGCTCGAAGCGCTTCAGCGCGCCGATTTCGCCGCCGTCGAACGACTGTTGCAAAACGATTTTCACGAGGTGACCGCGGCGCGGACGCCGCAGATCGCCGCCGCTATCGAGGCGCTGCGCGCCGCCGGCGCGAGCAACGCGCTGCTCGCCGGATCGGGCTCGTGCGTGTTCACGCTCGCGGAAGGAAACGCCATCGTCGAGCAGATCGCGCAGCGCCTTTTGCTCCCGCCGGCGTTTGAACGAATCGTTACGCGCTTTGCATCGACACCACAGTGGCGATGAACGCCGTCGTTCTCGCCGGCGGACCGCTCGACGACGTCGCGAGGCTGCAGCCCGGCGCGCCGAACAAGGCCTTCGTCGACATCTGCGGGACGACGCTGGTCGGGCGCGTCGTCGACGCCTTGCGCGCCAGTACGGCGATCGGACGTATCGCAGTCGTCACCCCGGTGAGCGAGTGGGGAAATCCGGATCTGCGCGCGGCCGACGACTTTCGCGCCGACGGAGTGCGCATTCGCGACAGCCTGCGCAACGGGCTCGAGGGCTTTGCTCCCGACCAAGCCGTGCTCGTCGCCACCTCCGATCTGCCGATTCTCAGCGTCGCGGCGGTCAACGATTTCGTCGACCGTTCGGCTGCCCTCGGCGCCGACGTCACCTACGGCTGCGTGGAAAAGCAGGTGCATCTGCAGCGCTATCCGAGCGTTCCGCACACCTGGGCGCGCATGCGCGACGGCACCTTCTGCGGAGCGGGGCTGGCGGCAATCAAGCCGCGCGCGCTGCCGCTGCTCGAACGCTTCATCGAAGATCTCGGCGCCGCACGCAAGCATCCGTTCAAGCTGGCGTCGCTCTTCGGTTGGGATATGCTGGCCCGCTTTGCGATCGGACGGCTCTCGATCGCGCAAGCCGAAGCGCGTGCCTCGCGCATTCTCGGTGCTCCGGTGCGCGCGCTCGTCTCGCCCTACCCCGAGACCGGCGTAAACGTCGACCGTGTCAGCGACGTCGCGCTCGCGCGTGAGTTGGTGCGCACGGGCTGAACTCGATTAAGGTCCCGTTATCGTTCTTACGACAACGTTAATACTGCAGACAAATCGGCGAGCAAAGCTAGAGGAATAGCTCGGTCGCGCACGCTAGAGGCTCGCCGGGAAACGCGATGCTTCAAACCACGCCCGCACGCCGGCCGCTCTTCTTTATCGCAGTTGCGCTTCTGCTCGCAGGATGCAGGGGCCCAAATGCTGCGCCGGCAATTCCGGCGGCTAGCCTGAGCCGCTCCCCGGTGGCGCGGCATGCCGGCGGAATCGACAAGATCCAGCACGTCGTGATCGTAGTCCAAGAGAATCGCAGCTTCAATAATCTCTTCTACGGGTTTCCCGGCGCGAAGACCGTGACGTACGGATTAGATTCGAAGAATCAGAAAATTACTTTGAAGCCGGTCGGCTTGGCGACCTCGTGGGACATCGAGCACAGTTCCGGCGGCTATTACGCCGCCTGCAACGGCACCGGTAAGATCCCCGGTACGCACTGCCGGATGAACGGCTTCGATAAGGAGACGTGGACCTGTCCCAAAACCGGCAAGAATCGATGCCCGATCGAATATCCGCCTTACAGCTACGTGCCGCACGACGAATCCGCGCCCTACTTTTCGATGGCAAAGCAGTACGTGCTTGCCGATCAGATGTACGCTTCCAACTTCGATTCGAGCAGCTACGTTTCGCATCAGTACATTATCTCCGGACAAGCCGGTATGACGACCGACTATCCGGGCGTAAACTGGGGTTGCCCCGGCGGCAAAACCGACACGATCTGGACGCTCAAGGCGGACCCGCCGCGAGCCTACGACAAAAAAGTGACGGACTGTTTTAACTACCGGACCGTCGGCGACGAGCTGGACGACGCCGGCGGCAGCTGGGCCTTCTACGCAACGCCGCTCGGCAAGGTCGGCCCGGGCGGCACGACCTGCGGAAGCGGCTTGAAAAGCAACAGCTACGTCCAGGGCGGAATTTGGAGCTCCTACCAAGCCGTTAAACACATCTGCTACGGCCCAGACTGGGATCGGGACGTCTTCTATCCGCCGCAGCAGTTCCTAACGGACGTGAGCAACGGGCAGCTGCGCGACGTCACGTGGATCACGCCATACTGCAAGAACTCCGATCACCCGGGATGCAGCTCCGATACGGGGCCTTCGTGGGTAACGTCGGTCGTCAACGCGGTCGGCACCTCGAAGTTCTGGAAATCGACCGTCATCTTCATCTTCTGGGACGACTACGGGGGGTTCTACGATCCCGAGGCGCCGACTTATAAAGATTACGATGGCTTGGGTATACGAATTCCCTTGCTTATTATCTCGCCGTACGCAAAGAAGGGCTGGGTTTCGCACGTTCATTACGAGCACGGCAGCATTCTTAAGTTCATCGAAGACCGCTTCCACCTCGCACCGCTCGCCGAGAGCGATAAGCGTGCGGCGTCGCTGACAAAACCGGGCTTAGACTGCTTCGACTTCTCGAAGCCGCCGCGCGAGTTCGTACCGATTCAATCGAAGTACGATAC
The nucleotide sequence above comes from Candidatus Cybelea sp.. Encoded proteins:
- a CDS encoding alkaline phosphatase family protein, translated to MLQTTPARRPLFFIAVALLLAGCRGPNAAPAIPAASLSRSPVARHAGGIDKIQHVVIVVQENRSFNNLFYGFPGAKTVTYGLDSKNQKITLKPVGLATSWDIEHSSGGYYAACNGTGKIPGTHCRMNGFDKETWTCPKTGKNRCPIEYPPYSYVPHDESAPYFSMAKQYVLADQMYASNFDSSSYVSHQYIISGQAGMTTDYPGVNWGCPGGKTDTIWTLKADPPRAYDKKVTDCFNYRTVGDELDDAGGSWAFYATPLGKVGPGGTTCGSGLKSNSYVQGGIWSSYQAVKHICYGPDWDRDVFYPPQQFLTDVSNGQLRDVTWITPYCKNSDHPGCSSDTGPSWVTSVVNAVGTSKFWKSTVIFIFWDDYGGFYDPEAPTYKDYDGLGIRIPLLIISPYAKKGWVSHVHYEHGSILKFIEDRFHLAPLAESDKRAASLTKPGLDCFDFSKPPREFVPIQSKYDTNFFVHQTPDYRPPDTD
- a CDS encoding NTP transferase domain-containing protein; protein product: MNAVVLAGGPLDDVARLQPGAPNKAFVDICGTTLVGRVVDALRASTAIGRIAVVTPVSEWGNPDLRAADDFRADGVRIRDSLRNGLEGFAPDQAVLVATSDLPILSVAAVNDFVDRSAALGADVTYGCVEKQVHLQRYPSVPHTWARMRDGTFCGAGLAAIKPRALPLLERFIEDLGAARKHPFKLASLFGWDMLARFAIGRLSIAQAEARASRILGAPVRALVSPYPETGVNVDRVSDVALARELVRTG
- a CDS encoding amylo-alpha-1,6-glucosidase, translated to MGSSYDAQRNEFCAYVLNESETPYGLLLGNYKTYAQSTAKGGVRGLWDADTDQIIFGTHHIAYRISDRTFFPHQIERELTFLPYAQISEFTLDHRLHVTEAFYVPHGPAFERAVSFVVDVTLYNPGAAEMDVAIFPWAMLVGQRFYGEPEHEVRAWNDGRLICSRNLETGGERWWGGSRPPVAVQLSLREQVLLESMRRATLVKGSSGATVDDVTPAEAELVSRRIFGAFEYRVTVAAGARESLRLAVVYHKAGTEKSRPVLEALLADPKALHDTQGYFGERLDDARFLTPSPEISRGVVWAKANMLRVVKEYPHGWGSTNSPPSDILVSRDTSWFVHGFDYFWPDFSRNALEVFNEAAEDSGLMIEYVRGVSGYKTDYDLNVNDDTPLHLIAMLHHYNATLDDEWVRKHVALVVRLTDYMLSQRDDHGLVVCRAKGVDLHGISSWRNIIPYYTLDGAVTEINAECVYALEAAAMLCAVVGDHDHWEKYSSEAQHMRAAMMDYLFNDDTGAFVLNYDQDGNYQDNFTADEVFPVLFGIADREQRRVILKRLQEADFVTPVGLRTISTADAWYFPSYGFGLLGGIWPDLTLWYAVALARNDLIDDAVRYLTMTYAAMEGGSPRNTVPGEFAEWFDGGSLSNRGMYLSPWTGAKYLWAVAETVGGLNGYRTSGRPHLSPLRPKEWQWVAAARVHWGGRRCTYVVDLRSDTIYGNMPELSAEEPFKCIYAGRDVSDEVTTSPVEVGAIAFEDDEGAVRIFVGNHFDRSRNVLIEFRGHTARVDMAAGELREVHLIGKPSDRKARAAKLDVVRPLVRA
- the ispE gene encoding 4-(cytidine 5'-diphospho)-2-C-methyl-D-erythritol kinase, whose translation is MKAPAKINLTLEVLARRSDGYHGVRSVMVPLDLADELAFEPASAFSFDCDRRELADERNLAVRALESACGSLPPVRMLLSKRIPVEAGLGGGSSDAAAVLRAAMSGAFGPAPPHDWLRLARGLGSDVPFFLAGTAALVEGTGERVTPAGAIARWHVLIVKPPVAVSTAQAYRELDAHERPQRPRRGSVSIAMLEALQRADFAAVERLLQNDFHEVTAARTPQIAAAIEALRAAGASNALLAGSGSCVFTLAEGNAIVEQIAQRLLLPPAFERIVTRFASTPQWR